One genomic segment of Nocardia spumae includes these proteins:
- a CDS encoding substrate-binding domain-containing protein, giving the protein MTMSNSRGGRETVDIALVVPGSGPAGLFGPSCEACAALAVEDVNRAGGILGRPVRLHTVDAGAPLPLLAQRIDRMIGTGAIDGVVGWHLSNARRVLTPRTAGRVPYIYTTFYEGGENSDGVYMVGETPEHQLFPALRWLRAEKGIRRWCIIGNDYVWPRETARVTRESAALCDIEIVGEAYVPLGGRAFGPALDLIRTSSAQGVLLFMVGADCAAFNRAFADAGLDEHRLRLSMMIGEDVLYAGGPDSTHGLFTASGYFESVISPAAMDFGSRYTARYGTFAPALNNIGESCYEGLLLFASLAEAARSLDVREIERHAGRVRYGGPRGEVKVRGAHTTQPVFLAGADGVDFQVVSELRRA; this is encoded by the coding sequence ATGACGATGTCGAACTCCCGCGGCGGGCGCGAGACCGTCGATATCGCGCTGGTGGTGCCCGGTAGCGGGCCGGCGGGTCTGTTCGGCCCGTCGTGTGAGGCATGTGCCGCGCTGGCGGTCGAGGATGTGAACCGCGCGGGTGGAATTCTGGGACGACCGGTGCGACTGCACACGGTCGACGCGGGCGCGCCGTTGCCGCTGCTGGCTCAGCGCATCGACCGGATGATCGGCACCGGCGCCATCGACGGGGTGGTCGGCTGGCATCTGTCCAATGCCCGCCGGGTGCTCACACCCCGCACCGCCGGCCGGGTGCCCTACATCTACACCACCTTCTACGAGGGCGGGGAGAATTCCGACGGGGTGTACATGGTCGGAGAGACCCCGGAACACCAACTGTTTCCCGCCCTGCGCTGGTTGCGGGCGGAGAAGGGCATCCGGCGCTGGTGCATCATCGGCAACGACTACGTCTGGCCGCGCGAGACGGCCCGGGTCACCCGCGAATCGGCGGCACTGTGCGATATCGAGATCGTCGGCGAGGCGTACGTGCCGCTGGGCGGCCGGGCGTTCGGGCCCGCGCTCGACCTCATCCGGACCTCGTCGGCACAGGGCGTCCTGCTGTTCATGGTCGGCGCCGACTGCGCGGCGTTCAATCGCGCCTTCGCCGACGCGGGACTCGACGAGCACCGGCTGCGATTGAGCATGATGATCGGCGAGGATGTGCTGTACGCGGGCGGCCCCGACAGCACCCACGGATTGTTCACCGCCTCAGGCTATTTCGAGAGCGTCATATCGCCGGCGGCCATGGACTTCGGCAGCCGCTACACCGCGCGCTACGGCACCTTCGCGCCCGCGCTGAACAATATCGGCGAATCCTGTTACGAGGGTCTGCTGTTGTTCGCCTCCCTGGCCGAAGCGGCGCGCAGCCTCGATGTGCGCGAGATCGAACGGCATGCGGGCCGGGTCCGGTACGGCGGCCCGCGCGGTGAGGTGAAGGTCCGCGGCGCCCACACCACCCAGCCGGTGTTCCTCGCTGGGGCCGACGGCGTCGATTTTCAGGTGGTCAGCGAATTACGCCGAGCCTGA
- a CDS encoding MgtC/SapB family protein has protein sequence MSTWEMLLRLATGVGLGAVIGFERQYRARMAGLRTNALVSAGAALFVLLSAHGFHGGAADPTRVAAQIVSGIGFLGAGVIIRDGLNVRGLNTAATLWCAAAVGALSGAGMYGTAAAGTVAVVIVNIALRAAGRAVDRQPESGDEQPAHYAFTAVTDDAHEAHVRALLVQALSRTDFRLVAVASANAADAGRVQVRANLVGDQRDDRQMESAVSRLSLEPSVTSVGWHTAEPVGPPL, from the coding sequence ATGTCGACTTGGGAAATGCTGCTGCGCCTCGCGACCGGCGTCGGCCTCGGCGCGGTGATCGGGTTCGAACGCCAGTACCGGGCCCGGATGGCCGGGCTGCGGACCAACGCGCTGGTCTCGGCCGGAGCGGCGTTGTTCGTACTGCTGTCGGCCCACGGATTCCACGGGGGCGCGGCCGATCCCACCCGGGTCGCGGCTCAGATCGTTTCCGGTATCGGTTTTCTCGGCGCGGGTGTGATCATCCGCGACGGCCTGAACGTGCGCGGACTCAACACCGCGGCCACCCTCTGGTGCGCCGCCGCGGTCGGCGCGCTGTCCGGGGCGGGGATGTACGGCACGGCGGCGGCGGGAACGGTGGCGGTCGTCATCGTCAACATCGCGTTACGCGCGGCCGGCCGCGCGGTGGACCGCCAGCCGGAGTCCGGTGACGAACAGCCGGCGCACTACGCGTTCACCGCGGTCACCGACGACGCGCACGAGGCGCATGTACGGGCCTTGCTGGTACAGGCGTTGTCTCGGACCGATTTCCGGCTCGTCGCCGTCGCCAGCGCGAATGCCGCGGACGCCGGCCGCGTGCAGGTGCGCGCGAATCTGGTCGGCGATCAGCGCGACGATCGGCAGATGGAATCGGCGGTCAGCCGGTTGAGCCTGGAGCCGTCGGTGACCAGCGTGGGATGGCATACCGCCGAGCCGGTCGGGCCGCCGCTGTAG
- a CDS encoding heavy metal translocating P-type ATPase, giving the protein MRGAVAVDDTEYGTVVLDVRGLAWASSQDTAARVLRRRPGVVAAAINPVAQTATVTFDPARTSVRDLRGWLRDCGLHCSGQSVPRHLCDPLAEPSHADGVSPHAGHEAGSDGDRDAGMHGTHAHHDMSMADMAADMRNRFLVALVFSVLVMLWSPMATDMFGIDLPVPFGLRQDVWALILSLPVIGYSSTIFFTGALRALRARTLDMMVLVAVAIGAGWLYSLAITISGGGEVFYEASTMLATFVLLGHWFEMRARGGATDAIRTLLDLAPPRAVVLRDGREVEIPTAEVVVGDLLLVRPGAKIPVDGVVTEGDSEVDESMVTGESLPVHKEPGSAVIGASINVDGTLRVRADKVGSDTALAQIVQLVQQAQNSKAPGQKLADRAAFWLVLVALIGGAATLLGWLLAGATFATAMLFAITVVVITCPDALGLATPTAIMVGTGLGARRGVLFKNALALETSARVDVVVMDKTGTLTKGEPEVTEFVTKETEPSPELLAAVAAVERESEHPLAQAIVRYADAHGAVRRRAEGFENVAGHGAIATVEGHRVVVGNRRLLEREGIELGDWAGPRADIAEGGRTAVLVAIDDKPVAVVGIADAPRDTAADAVRELHGLGAEVVMLTGDNRATADRIAGELGIDTVIAEVLPGDKAATIAELQSAGRKVAMVGDGVNDAPALAQADLGIAIGAGTDVAIDTADVVLMRSDPLDVPTALRIGRGTLRKMRQNLAWAVGYNTVALPIAAGVFEPAFGFTLRPEIAALTMSGSSIIVALNAVSLKGLRLPQRSA; this is encoded by the coding sequence ATGAGAGGAGCCGTTGCCGTGGACGACACCGAATACGGAACCGTGGTGCTGGATGTGCGCGGGCTGGCATGGGCGAGCAGTCAGGACACCGCGGCTCGCGTACTGCGGCGCCGCCCCGGGGTGGTCGCGGCGGCGATCAACCCCGTGGCCCAGACCGCCACCGTCACCTTCGACCCGGCCCGCACCTCGGTGCGCGACCTGCGTGGCTGGCTGCGCGATTGCGGATTGCACTGCAGCGGGCAATCCGTGCCCCGGCATCTGTGCGATCCTCTGGCCGAACCGTCCCACGCCGACGGCGTGTCCCCGCACGCCGGACACGAGGCGGGATCCGACGGTGACCGCGACGCCGGGATGCACGGGACCCACGCCCACCACGACATGTCGATGGCGGATATGGCCGCCGATATGCGCAATCGGTTCCTGGTCGCGCTGGTGTTCTCGGTGCTGGTCATGCTCTGGTCGCCGATGGCGACGGATATGTTCGGCATCGACCTGCCGGTACCGTTCGGGCTGCGGCAGGACGTGTGGGCGCTGATCCTGAGCCTGCCGGTGATCGGGTACTCCTCGACGATCTTCTTCACCGGGGCACTGCGGGCACTGCGGGCTCGCACTCTCGACATGATGGTGCTGGTCGCGGTGGCGATCGGGGCCGGCTGGCTGTATTCGCTGGCGATCACGATCAGCGGCGGCGGCGAGGTCTTCTACGAGGCGTCGACCATGCTGGCCACCTTCGTCCTGCTCGGGCACTGGTTCGAGATGCGGGCGCGCGGCGGCGCCACCGATGCCATCCGCACCCTGCTGGATCTGGCCCCGCCGCGCGCGGTGGTGCTGCGCGACGGCCGGGAGGTCGAGATTCCGACCGCCGAGGTCGTCGTCGGAGATCTGCTGCTGGTGCGGCCCGGCGCGAAGATCCCGGTGGACGGCGTCGTGACCGAGGGCGACAGCGAGGTCGACGAGTCGATGGTCACCGGCGAGAGTCTGCCGGTGCACAAAGAGCCCGGATCCGCGGTGATCGGCGCGAGTATCAACGTGGACGGCACCCTGCGGGTGCGCGCGGACAAGGTCGGATCCGACACCGCGCTCGCGCAGATCGTGCAACTCGTGCAGCAGGCGCAGAATTCGAAGGCTCCCGGGCAGAAGCTGGCGGATCGGGCCGCGTTCTGGCTGGTCCTGGTGGCGCTGATCGGTGGTGCCGCGACCCTGCTGGGCTGGTTGCTCGCCGGGGCGACCTTCGCCACCGCGATGCTGTTCGCGATCACCGTCGTCGTCATCACCTGCCCGGACGCACTCGGGCTGGCGACGCCGACGGCGATCATGGTCGGCACCGGGCTGGGCGCCCGGCGCGGCGTGCTGTTCAAGAACGCGCTGGCACTGGAGACGTCGGCCCGCGTCGACGTGGTCGTGATGGACAAGACCGGCACCTTGACCAAGGGGGAACCCGAGGTCACCGAGTTCGTGACCAAGGAGACCGAGCCGTCGCCGGAACTACTCGCGGCGGTAGCGGCGGTGGAGCGGGAGTCCGAACATCCGCTCGCGCAGGCGATCGTGCGCTATGCCGACGCCCACGGCGCCGTCCGGCGGCGTGCCGAGGGTTTCGAGAACGTGGCCGGGCACGGCGCGATCGCTACCGTCGAGGGACATCGAGTGGTCGTCGGCAACCGGCGGCTGCTCGAACGCGAAGGGATCGAACTCGGCGACTGGGCCGGTCCCCGTGCCGATATCGCGGAAGGCGGACGCACCGCGGTCCTCGTGGCGATCGACGACAAGCCGGTCGCGGTCGTCGGGATCGCCGACGCGCCTCGCGACACCGCCGCGGACGCGGTCCGCGAACTGCACGGGCTGGGGGCCGAGGTCGTGATGCTCACCGGTGACAATCGGGCCACCGCCGACCGGATCGCCGGGGAACTGGGGATCGATACCGTGATCGCGGAGGTCCTGCCCGGCGACAAGGCCGCCACCATCGCCGAATTGCAGTCCGCAGGAAGAAAAGTCGCGATGGTCGGCGACGGCGTGAACGACGCCCCCGCACTGGCGCAGGCCGATCTCGGCATCGCGATCGGCGCCGGCACCGATGTGGCCATCGATACCGCGGACGTGGTGCTGATGCGTTCGGATCCGCTCGATGTGCCCACCGCGCTGCGGATCGGGCGGGGCACCCTGCGCAAGATGCGTCAGAACCTGGCGTGGGCGGTCGGATACAACACCGTCGCGTTGCCGATCGCCGCGGGGGTGTTCGAGCCGGCCTTCGGATTCACGCTGCGCCCCGAGATCGCCGCCCTGACCATGTCCGGATCCAGCATCATCGTCGCGCTGAACGCGGTGTCGCTCAAAGGGCTTCGGCTCCCGCAGCGCTCCGCCTGA
- a CDS encoding catalase: MVDTTRAGGFTTDDAGIPVASDVDSLTVGPDGPILLNDAYLIEKMAAFNRERVPERQPHAKGGGAFGIFEVTQDMSAYTCAKVFQPRQKTPMLARFSTVAGERGSPDTWRDPRGFALKFYTEDGNFDLVGNNTPIFFMRDPMKFQDFIRSQKRRADNNLRDHDMQWDFWTLSPESAHQVTWLMGDRGIPRTWRHMNGYSSHTYLWVNAEGEKYWVKYHFLTDQGVEFFTQDEGDQMASMDTDYHTRDLWEAIDRGDHPSWTLKMQIMPFEEAKTYRFNPFDLTKVWPHGDYPLHEVGRMTLNRNPSDYHTQIEQAAFEPSNAVPGTGPSPDKMLLGRWFSYPDAHRHRIGANYKELPVNAPTSPLHSYSKDGAMRHHNPGDPVYVPNSKGGPHAEPERAGPTAGWYADGEMVRAAYTRRRDDDDWGQAGTMVRDVLDDAARDRLVDNIVGHLLNGVSAPVLTRAFEYWRNVDKDLGDRVEAGVAAKRDEKDPKAAGQHNPARSSAQRKA, translated from the coding sequence ATGGTCGACACGACTCGAGCCGGTGGCTTCACCACCGACGACGCCGGAATTCCGGTTGCCAGTGATGTGGACTCGCTGACCGTCGGTCCCGACGGTCCGATCCTGCTCAACGACGCGTATCTGATCGAGAAGATGGCCGCGTTCAATCGCGAACGGGTACCCGAGCGCCAGCCGCACGCCAAAGGCGGCGGCGCGTTCGGCATCTTCGAGGTGACGCAGGATATGAGTGCCTATACCTGCGCGAAGGTATTCCAGCCGCGGCAGAAGACACCGATGCTGGCCCGATTCTCCACGGTCGCCGGAGAACGCGGCAGCCCGGACACCTGGCGGGATCCGCGCGGATTCGCCCTGAAGTTCTATACCGAAGACGGCAACTTCGATCTGGTCGGCAACAACACGCCGATCTTCTTCATGCGTGATCCGATGAAGTTCCAGGACTTCATTCGCTCCCAGAAACGCCGCGCGGACAACAACTTACGCGATCACGATATGCAGTGGGATTTCTGGACGCTGTCACCGGAGTCCGCGCACCAGGTCACCTGGCTGATGGGGGATCGCGGGATTCCCCGCACCTGGCGCCATATGAACGGCTACTCCAGCCACACCTATCTGTGGGTCAACGCCGAGGGTGAGAAGTACTGGGTGAAATATCATTTCCTCACCGATCAGGGCGTCGAGTTCTTCACCCAGGACGAGGGCGACCAGATGGCGTCGATGGATACCGACTACCACACCCGGGATCTGTGGGAGGCGATCGACCGCGGCGATCATCCGAGCTGGACGCTGAAGATGCAGATCATGCCGTTCGAGGAGGCCAAGACCTATCGCTTCAACCCGTTCGATCTGACCAAGGTCTGGCCGCACGGAGACTATCCGCTGCACGAGGTCGGCCGGATGACGTTGAACCGTAACCCTTCCGACTATCACACCCAGATCGAACAGGCCGCGTTCGAGCCGAGCAACGCGGTGCCGGGCACCGGACCGAGTCCGGACAAGATGCTGCTCGGGCGCTGGTTCTCCTATCCGGACGCGCATCGTCACCGGATCGGCGCCAATTACAAGGAGCTACCGGTCAACGCGCCCACCTCGCCGCTGCACTCCTACAGCAAGGACGGGGCGATGCGACACCACAATCCCGGTGATCCGGTCTACGTCCCGAATTCGAAGGGCGGTCCGCACGCCGAGCCCGAGCGCGCCGGTCCCACTGCCGGCTGGTACGCCGACGGTGAGATGGTCCGGGCCGCCTATACCCGGCGCCGAGACGACGACGATTGGGGGCAGGCCGGCACCATGGTGCGCGACGTGCTCGACGACGCGGCCCGGGATCGGCTGGTGGACAATATCGTCGGCCATCTGCTCAACGGTGTCAGCGCCCCGGTGCTGACCCGCGCGTTCGAATACTGGCGCAATGTCGACAAGGACCTGGGCGACCGGGTGGAGGCCGGGGTGGCCGCGAAGCGGGACGAGAAGGATCCGAAAGCGGCCGGACAACACAATCCGGCCCGCTCCTCGGCGCAGCGCAAGGCCTGA
- a CDS encoding serine hydrolase domain-containing protein, translating into MSTPMVCIPADLDAVTAVGPEDDPAAAGLTRADVEAIWESVRAWYRLGTTPAIQICLRRRGSIALNRAIGHGRGNAPADGPDADREPITVDTPFCGFSTAKGVAATVMSMLMEQGVFAAEDRVCDYIPEFAAHGKGRITIADVLGHAAGVPFMPAGYRGFDAVVDEEVAVRALVELRPSWPPGRFRVYHALTSGLILRLLVQRATGKRMRDHLAEQVLDPLGFRWTNFGVRPEDVGRVVPSVRTGPRPSRAWSVVAGKALGGGMSSSMPESAIRDFLTAELPSGNLVTTAAELSRFYEILSRGGELDGVRVLSPEILRNAIRPAPRIPGIAGRVSRAGFELGGRRSKFGPHTESHFGRSGLTTQYGWADLRRGLAGAILTSGKATTDTERPWQLCAQISALVPRDAAAPGLSALD; encoded by the coding sequence GTGAGCACCCCGATGGTTTGCATTCCCGCCGACCTGGACGCCGTCACCGCGGTCGGCCCCGAGGACGATCCCGCGGCGGCGGGGCTGACCCGCGCCGACGTCGAGGCCATCTGGGAGTCGGTGCGCGCGTGGTACCGGCTCGGCACCACTCCGGCCATCCAGATCTGTCTGCGGCGCCGCGGCTCGATCGCGCTGAACCGGGCGATCGGTCACGGCCGGGGTAACGCTCCCGCCGACGGCCCGGACGCCGACCGCGAACCGATCACCGTCGACACCCCGTTCTGCGGCTTCTCCACCGCCAAGGGCGTGGCCGCGACGGTGATGTCGATGCTGATGGAGCAGGGCGTGTTCGCCGCGGAAGACCGTGTGTGCGACTACATTCCGGAATTCGCGGCGCACGGCAAGGGCCGAATCACCATCGCCGATGTGCTCGGCCACGCGGCCGGGGTGCCGTTCATGCCGGCGGGTTATCGGGGATTCGACGCCGTCGTGGACGAGGAGGTCGCGGTGCGGGCCCTCGTCGAGCTGCGGCCCAGCTGGCCGCCCGGGCGTTTCCGCGTCTACCACGCGCTGACCAGCGGACTGATCCTGCGCCTGCTGGTGCAGCGCGCGACCGGGAAGCGGATGCGCGACCATCTGGCCGAGCAGGTGCTGGATCCGCTGGGTTTCCGCTGGACCAACTTCGGTGTGCGGCCCGAGGACGTGGGCCGGGTGGTGCCGAGTGTGCGCACCGGGCCGCGGCCGTCACGGGCGTGGTCGGTGGTGGCCGGGAAGGCCCTCGGCGGTGGTATGAGCTCGTCCATGCCGGAGTCGGCGATCCGCGACTTCCTCACCGCGGAACTGCCCTCGGGCAATCTCGTCACGACCGCCGCGGAACTGTCGCGCTTCTACGAAATACTCAGCCGTGGAGGCGAACTCGACGGCGTGCGCGTTCTGTCCCCCGAGATATTGCGGAACGCGATCCGGCCAGCGCCGCGGATCCCCGGTATCGCCGGGCGGGTCAGCCGGGCCGGATTCGAACTGGGCGGGAGGCGGTCGAAATTCGGCCCGCACACCGAATCCCACTTCGGCCGGAGCGGATTGACCACCCAGTACGGCTGGGCCGATCTCCGCCGCGGACTTGCGGGAGCCATCCTGACCAGCGGCAAGGCCACCACAGATACCGAGCGCCCGTGGCAGCTGTGCGCACAGATCTCGGCCCTGGTCCCCCGCGATGCCGCGGCGCCCGGACTGTCGGCACTCGACTGA